A genomic stretch from Pelodiscus sinensis isolate JC-2024 unplaced genomic scaffold, ASM4963464v1 ctg35, whole genome shotgun sequence includes:
- the LOC142824432 gene encoding uncharacterized protein LOC142824432, producing MLHRGRGAQTVACAACSPAAAWLSGAEVSRAPRQEVKGEGPGTAVTLHITAPSPFTSRRGARLTSAPLSRAAAGEQTAQAFQQLHRPEGTASISATALPRGNSQHFSNCTAQREQPAFQQLHFPEGTASISATAPARGNSQHFSNSAGQREQPAFQQLHLPEGTASISATAPARGNSQHFSNSAAQREQPAFQQLHLPEGTASISATAPPRGNSQHFRQQCHPEGTASISATAPARGNSQHFRQQCRPEGTASISGNSAPQREQPAFQATAPPRGNSQHFRQQRSPEGTASISTLQTLRHWSTIYMIPCI from the coding sequence atgctgcatcgggggcgtggagcccaaacagtcgcttgcgccgcttgttcccccgcggcggcctggctgagcggtgcagaagtcagcagagcgccacggcaggaggtgaagggggaggggcctggaactgctgtcacactgcacatcactgccccgtcccccttcacctcccgccgtggtgctaggctgacttctgcaccgctcagccgggccgccgcgggggagcaaacGGCGCAAGCATTTCAGCAActgcaccgcccagagggaacagccagcatttcagcaactgcacttcccagagggaacagccagcatttcagcaactgcaccgcccagagggaacagccagcatttcagcaactgcacttcccagagggaacagccagcatttcagcaacagcgccggccagagggaacagccagcatttcagcaacagcgccggccagagggaacagccagcatttcagcaactgcacctcccagagggaacagccagcatttcagcaacagcgccggccagagggaacagccagcatttcagcaacagtgctgcccagagggaacagccagcatttcagcaactgcacctcccagagggaacagccagcatttcagcaactgcacctcccagagggaacagccagcatttcaggcaacagtgccacccagagggaacagccagcatttcagcaacagcgccggccagagggaacagccagcatttcaggcaacagtgccgcccagagggaacagccagcatttcaggcaacagcgctccccagagggaacagccagcatttcaggcaacagcgccccccagagggaacagccagcatttcaggcaacagcgctccccagagggaacagccagcatttcgacgttacagactctcagacactggtctactatatatatgatacccTGCATTTAG